One segment of Anopheles stephensi strain Indian chromosome 3, UCI_ANSTEP_V1.0, whole genome shotgun sequence DNA contains the following:
- the LOC118508988 gene encoding zinc transporter ttm-1 — protein MSAANYIEVSIHSEPEDDDRGMTDLELQQCNSSSSSSRQHLLQSITNLSNPACLFTPATKSSTESYGKAEKRKLMWATLFTVAFMTAEFVGGYLSGSLAIMTDAAHLLSDCISFVIAIISIWISNRPADARMSFGYRRVEVLGALLSIFGIWALTAVLVVMSANRLLEGDYEIDADTMIIVAILGVVMNVATAFILHGSCSVVPHGHSHGHSHGYGHSHAHSHGHSHNSRPRSKTPQLIAPRLSLSRSCSPLPRRMLRAQSCDEKKCDKLEQLIIPNFPPSPQTASPLSSHHNSRHNSFALTGDHSQRPNLDTILNNARLKLHKESLRQRMSIDAGLNSPDLISSSKLAYSRISTDPESSTRGHSDDEGHSERGEQSSSEHHSHHHVECSETDHQDDSSNLNVRAAIIHVIGDFIQSIGVLVAAIVIKFAPHLKVFDPICTFVFSLIVLVTTVRIFRDSMRILVDAVPVDISLERLSSELSYIEGVKTVHDLRVWSVSTGWVVMTAHLMIDPLANASEILATADHIARHDFRIKHSTVQIEKMHF, from the exons ATGTCTGCCGCCAACTACATCGAAGTGAGCATACACTCGGAACCGGAAGACGATGATCGCGGTATGACGGATCTCGAGCTGCAACAGTGCaacagtagtagcagcagcagccgacaGCATCTACTACAAAGCATCACAAAC CTTTCCAATCCTGCCTGTCTCTTCACACCTGCAACGAAATCGTCCACCGAATCTTATGGCAAGGCAGAGAAACGGAAGCTGATGTGGGCCACACTGTTTACGGTGGCGTTTATG ACGGCAGAATTTGTCGGTGGTTATCTATCCGGCAGTCTAGCCATCATGACGGACGCCGCCCATCTGCTTTCGGACTGCATTAGCTTCGTGATAGCGATCATCTCGATCTGGATCTCTAACCGACCGGCAGACGCGCGGATGTCCTTCGGCTATCGACGGGTGGAAGTTCTCGGGGCGCTCCTATCCATCTTCGGCATCTGGGCACTGACCgctgtgctggtggtgatgtcCGCCAATCGATTGCTCGAAGGGGACTACGAGATTGATGCGGACACGATGATCATTGTGGCGATACTGGGCGTCgtgatgaatgttgc CACGGCGTTTATCCTACACGGATCCTGCAGCGTTGTTCCGCACGGTCACAGTCACGGGCATAGCCACGGTTACGGTCATTCGCATGCCCATTCCCACGGCCACAGCCACAATTCCCGCCCACGCTCCAAAACTCCTCAGCTCATAGCGCCCCGGCTCTCACTGTCCCGGTCCTGTTCACCGCTCCCGAGACGGATGCTCCGTGCCCAGTCGTGCGATGAGAAAAAGTGTGATAAACTCGAGCAACTGATCATTCCCAACTTCCCGCCCAGCCCGCAAACCGCCAGCCCCCTTTCGTCCCATCATAACAGTCGGCACAATTCGTTCGCCCTAACGGGCGATCATAGCCAGCGGCCGAACCTGGACACGATACTCAACAACGCACGGTTAAAGCTGCACAAAGAAAGCCTGCGCCAGCGGATGAGCATCGATGCGGGATTGAATTCGCCGGATTTGATCAGTTCCAGCAAGCTGGCGTACTCCCGCATCAGTACCGATCCGGAATCGTCCACCCGGGGGCATAGCGACGACGAAGGGCACAGTGAACGGGGGGAACAGTCTTCGTCGGAGCATCATTCCCATCATCATGTGGAGTGTTCGGAGACGGACCATCAGGATGATAGTAGTAATCTTAATGTTCGCGCTGCCATTATCCATGTGATCGGTGACTTCATACAAAGCATCGGTGTGCTGGTAGCTGCAATAGTCATCAAATTTGCG CCTCACTTGAAGGTGTTTGATCCCATCTGTACGTTCGTGTTCTCGTTGATCGTGCTCGTAACGACAGTGCGGATCTTCCGGGACTCGATGCGGATTCTGGTGGATGCCGTCCCGGTAGACATCTCGCTGGAACGACTCTCGTCCGAGCTGTCCTACATCGAAGGTGTTAAAACCGTGCACGATCTGCGGGTTTGGAGCGTTTCGACCGGCTGGGTCGTAATGACCGCGCATCTTATGATCG ATCCGTTAGCGAACGCTTCGGAAATTCTTGCCACGGCAGATCACATCGCCCGGCACGATTTCCGCATCAAGCACAGTACGGTCCAGATTGAGAAGATGCACTTCTGA